Proteins encoded by one window of Rhodamnia argentea isolate NSW1041297 chromosome 6, ASM2092103v1, whole genome shotgun sequence:
- the LOC115748389 gene encoding tryptophan--tRNA ligase, cytoplasmic: protein MEKGEERVNEEEATAATGEAEAEAEVNPWEVSGKIDYDKLIDKFGCQRLDQSLIDRVHRLTSRPPHVFLRRGVFFAHRDFNEILDAYERGDKFYLYTGRGPSSEALHLGHLIPFMFTKYLQDAFKVPLVIQLTDDEKYMWKNLSVEESQRLARENAKDIIACGFDITRTFIFSDFDYVGGAFYKNMVKVSKCVTYNKVVGIFGFTGEDHIGKVSFPPVQAVPSFPSSFPHLFDGKDHLRCLIPCAIDQDPYFRMTRDVAPRIGYHKPALIESSFFPALQGDTGKMSASDPNSAIYVTDSAKDIKDKINKYAFTGGQDTKEKQRLYGANLEVDIPVKYLSFFLEDDDELEHIKTEYGSGRMLTFDVKKRLVEILVEIVERHCRARAAVTDEMVDAFMAVRPLPSMFG, encoded by the exons ATGgagaagggagaggagagagtgaACGAGGAGGAGGCGACGGCGGCGACAGGCGAAGCAGAGGCGGAGGCAGAAGTGAACCCGTGGGAAGTGTCGGGGAAGATCGACTACGACAAGCTGATCGACAAGTTCGGGTGCCAGAGGCTCGACCAGTCCCTGATCGATCGCGTCCACCGCCTCACCTCCCGCCCTCCTCACGTCTTCCTCCGTCGCGGCGTTTTCTTCGCTCACAG GGACTTCAATGAGATTCTGGATGCTTACGAGAGAGGGGATAAGTTTTACCTCTACACTGGCAGAGGGCCGTCGTCCGAGGCTTTGCATTTGGGCCATTTGATTCCTTTCATGTTCACCAA ATATCTGCAAGATGCCTTTAAGGTTCCTCTGGTAATTCAACTTACCGACGATGAGAAATACATGTGGAAGAACCTTTCCGTGGAAGAAAGTCAACGACTTGCAAGGGAGAATGCTAAAGACATTATTGCTTGTGGTTTCGACATAACAAGGACTTTCATCTTCTCTGACTTTGATTATGTTGGTGG TGCCTTCTACAAGAACATGGTGAAGGTTTCTAAGTGTGTCACGTATAATAAG GTTGTGGGTATATTTGGTTTCACCGGTGAAGATCATATAGGAAAAGTTAGCTTCCCACCAGTGCAG GCTGTaccttcttttccatcttcttttccaCATCTATTTGATGGAAAAGATCATCTTCGATGCTTGATCCCTTGTGCAATAGATCAG GATCCTTATTTCAGAATGACCAGGGATGTAGCTCCCAGAATCGGATATCACAAGCCGGCATTGATTGAGTCCTCATTCTTCCCTGCTCTTCAG GGGGATACTGGGAAGATGTCAGCTAGTGACCCAAATTCGGCCATTTATGTGACTGATTCTGCAAAGGACATTAAGGACAAG ATAAACAAATACGCATTTACTGGTGGGCAGGACACCAAGGAAAAGCAAAGACTGTACGGTGCAAACCTGGAG GTCGATATACCAGTGaaatatttgagtttttttctcGAGGATGATGATGAGCTTGAACATATAAAAACG GAATATGGATCGGGACGCATGCTAACTTTTGATGTGAAGAAGCGTCTTGTTGAAATCCTGGTTGAGATAGTAGAGAGACATTGCCGGGCTCGGGCTGCTGTGACAGATGAG ATGGTGGATGCATTTATGGCCGTGAGACCTCTTCCCAGTATGTTTGGTTGA
- the LOC115748424 gene encoding uncharacterized protein LOC115748424, translating into MADQSLSIANADHPLAVGLADHGHADQSIALANASLVNYPLAIGQEFPDVETCRRTLKDTAIALHFDLRIVKSDRSRFIAKCSKEGCPWRIHVAKCPGVPTFSVRTLHGEHTCEGVHNLHHQQASVGWVARSVEARIRDNPQYKPKEILQDIRDQHGVAVSYMQAWRGKERSMAALHGTFEEGYRLLPAYCEQIRKTNPGSIASVFATGQDNCFHRLFISYRASIYGFINVCRPLLEIDRAHLKGKYLGTLLCASAVDADDSLFPLAIAVVDTETEENWMWFMSELRKLLGVNTDNMPRLTILSERQRGIVEAVETHFPSAFHGFCLRYVSENFRDTFKNSKLVNIFWNAVYALTAVEFESKITEMIEISQDVIPWFQHFPPQLWAVAYFEGVRYGHFTLGITELLYNWALECHELPIVQMMEQIRLQFTLWFDQRREMGMRWTSILVPFAEKRVQEAMADAHCYQVLRANEVEFEIVSTERTNIVDIRTRVCSCRRWQLYGLPCAHAAAALISCGQNVHLFAEPCFTVASYRETYSQVINPIPDRGLWREPGEGTDGGGAKADITIRPPKTRRPPGRPKKKVLRVENLKRPKRVVQCGRCHLLGHSQKKCTMPL; encoded by the coding sequence ATGGCCGATCAATCTTTAAGCATTGCCAATGCTGACCATCCTCTAGCTGTAGGACTTGCTGATCATGGACATGCTGATCAATCAATTGCTCTTGCCAATGCTTCCCTGGTCAATTATCCTTTAGCTATCGGTCAAGAATTTCCTGATGTTGAAACTTGCAGGAGGACACTGAAAGATACTgccattgcattgcattttgatCTTCGAATAGTTAAATCAGATCGCAGCCGATTTATAGCCAAGTGCTCTAAAGAAGGTTGCCCATGGCGTATCCATGTAGCCAAGTGCCCTGGAGTCCCAACTTTTTCTGTAAGAACCCTGCATGGAGAGCACACATGTGAAGGAGTTCACAACCTCCATCACCAGCAAGCATCAGTGGGTTGGGTTGCAAGATCCGTTGAAGCACGCATACGCGACAATCCACAGTATAAACCGAAGGAAATTCTGCAAGATATCCGTGATCAACATGGAGTTGCTGTCTCCTACATGCAAGCTTGGCGGGGGAAGGAGCGTAGCATGGCCGCACTTCACGGTACTTTTGAAGAAGGGTATCGCCTTCTTCCTGCCTACTGTGAGCAAATAAGGAAAACGAATCCAGGAAGCATAGCATCCGTTTTTGCCACTGGACAAGACAACTGCTTTCACCGCCTCTTCATTTCCTATCGCGCATCAATATACGGATTCATAAATGTTTGTAGGCCACTCTTGGAGATTGACAGAGCACATCTGAAAGGAAAATACCTGGGGACATTGCTCTGTGCCTCAGCTGTCGATGCTGATGACTCATTGTTTCCATTGGCTATTGCTGTTGTTGACACAGAAACTGAGGAGAACTGGATGTGGTTCATGTCGGAGTTGCGGAAGCTTTTGGGTGTGAATACTGACAACATGCCTAGGCTTACAATATTGTCTGAAAGGCAAAGGGGCATTGTTGAAGCCGTGGAAACGCATTTTCCAAGCGCATTCCACGGTTTCTGCTTGAGATATGTCAGCGAAAACTTCCGTGACACTTTCAAGAACTCAAAGTTGGTTAATATATTCTGGAATGCGGTGTATGCCCTCACGGCTGTTGAGTTTGAAAGTAAGATCACAGAGATGATAGAGATTTCACAGGATGTCATACCCTGGTTTCAACACTTCCCTCCTCAACTATGGGCTGTGGCTTACTTTGAGGGTGTCCGATATGGGCATTTCACCCTGGGGATCACAGAGTTATTGTATAACTGGGCTCTTGAATGTCATGAGCTGCCTATTGTGCAGATGATGGAACAAATACGTCTTCAATTTACGTTATGGTTTGATCAACGCCGTGAGATGGGCATGAGATGGACATCAATTCTTGTTCCATTTGCAGAGAAGCGCGTTCAGGAGGCAATGGCAGATGCTCACTGCTACCAGGTACTTCGTGCTAACGAAGTTGAGTTTGAGATTGTGTCGACCGAACGCACAAACATTGTGGACATAAGAACTCGTGTTTGTTCATGTCGACGTTGGCAACTCTATGGACTGCCCTGTGCTCATGCTGCTGCTGCACTCATCTCCTGTGGTCAGAACGTCCATTTATTTGCCGAGCCATGCTTCACCGTGGCTAGTTACCGAGAAACATACTCACAGGTGATAAATCCCATTCCAGATAGGGGTTTGTGGAGGGAACCTGGTGAGGGAACTGATGGTGGAGGCGCCAAGGCTGACATCACTATACGCCCACCCAAGACACGTCGGCCCCCTGGTAGGCCTAAAAAGAAGGTTCTGCGAGTGGAGAACTTGAAGCGCCCGAAAAGGGTCGTTCAGTGTGGCCGCTGCCATTTGTTAGGACATTCACAGAAGAAATGCACAATGCCCCTATAA